A genomic window from Mesorhizobium sp. 131-2-1 includes:
- a CDS encoding ABC transporter permease has product MLHFAIRRIVMACLLTLFVSFIAYSLIFAAGDPAAALAGQASTAADADRLRHLYGFDRPIVVQYLHWLSGVLRGDFGTSLYFGQPVATLLLDRFAMTARLGCFALILALLIAVPLGVVAGRWPNSLVDRLALLFAVVGQAMPSFWFALLLIILFSVKLGVLPASGTASWQSFIMPTVVLGYFATPAIMRLTRSGMISALEADYIRTARAMGLSETRVLFDYALRNAALPVISLASAQFGFMLAGSVVVENVFAIHGAGSLAWESISRADLPTVQALVLCFSLFYVVMTLLADMLNAMLDPRMRRK; this is encoded by the coding sequence ATGTTGCACTTCGCAATTCGCCGGATAGTCATGGCCTGTCTGCTCACGCTGTTCGTATCTTTTATTGCCTATTCCCTGATCTTCGCGGCAGGTGATCCGGCAGCCGCTTTGGCCGGCCAGGCTTCGACCGCGGCCGACGCCGATCGCCTTCGGCACCTCTATGGTTTCGATCGACCAATAGTTGTTCAGTATCTGCACTGGCTCTCCGGCGTTCTTCGTGGAGATTTCGGGACAAGCCTCTATTTTGGTCAGCCGGTCGCGACACTTCTCCTCGATCGTTTCGCCATGACAGCGCGGCTGGGGTGTTTCGCGCTGATCCTAGCCCTGCTCATCGCTGTACCTCTGGGCGTGGTCGCGGGCCGTTGGCCAAACAGTCTCGTGGACCGGCTGGCTTTGCTCTTTGCCGTTGTTGGCCAGGCTATGCCCAGCTTCTGGTTTGCCCTGCTTCTGATCATCCTGTTTTCGGTTAAGCTGGGTGTCCTGCCTGCGTCGGGAACCGCGTCGTGGCAGAGCTTCATCATGCCGACCGTTGTCCTTGGTTATTTCGCCACGCCGGCGATCATGCGCTTGACCCGTTCAGGCATGATATCGGCTCTGGAAGCAGACTATATCCGTACTGCGCGTGCCATGGGCCTCTCCGAAACGCGAGTTCTTTTCGACTACGCCCTGCGCAATGCGGCGTTGCCCGTTATTAGTCTGGCGTCAGCGCAGTTCGGTTTCATGCTCGCGGGCTCTGTCGTCGTCGAAAACGTATTCGCCATTCACGGAGCCGGTTCCCTCGCCTGGGAAAGCATATCACGAGCCGACCTGCCGACTGTCCAGGCGCTCGTTCTCTGTTTTTCGCTCTTCTATGTCGTGATGACCCTACTCGCCGATATGCTTAATGCCATGCTTGATCCAAGGATGCGCCGCAAATGA
- a CDS encoding ATP-binding cassette domain-containing protein — MSDHPVLELRNVSQEYSGRRGIFGQSEPIRAVDKVSIRVEKGDVLGIVGESGSGKSTLAKIMLRLLTPTEGEVLLDGRPAASLTRQQIAERVGFIFQDPYSSLNPRQTVGKIVAYPLYLRGEGTSAQRQESARKILDIVGLPLRFLDAYPSQMSGGQRQRVAIARALITRPKLLICDEPTSALDVSVQAQVLNLLLELREEFNLTYIVISHNMGVIQHMTTRVAVMYLGRIVEMDMSERIFKEPRHPYTKLLLNSTLTVAPGIGVPNLNVDTTARQAMRDHPSYIAR; from the coding sequence ATGAGTGACCACCCCGTTCTTGAGTTGCGCAACGTCTCGCAAGAATACAGCGGGCGGAGAGGTATCTTCGGCCAAAGCGAGCCGATACGTGCCGTAGACAAGGTATCGATCCGCGTGGAGAAAGGCGACGTTCTCGGGATTGTCGGAGAGTCCGGATCAGGAAAAAGCACGCTCGCGAAAATAATGCTGCGTCTGCTCACCCCTACAGAAGGGGAAGTTCTGCTGGATGGCCGGCCGGCCGCAAGCCTGACACGGCAGCAGATTGCAGAGCGTGTCGGCTTTATTTTCCAGGATCCCTATTCCTCCTTGAACCCGCGCCAGACGGTGGGCAAGATCGTGGCCTATCCGCTCTATTTACGTGGCGAAGGCACGTCGGCGCAGCGGCAGGAAAGCGCGCGAAAGATCCTCGACATTGTCGGATTGCCGTTGCGCTTCCTCGATGCCTATCCTAGCCAAATGTCAGGGGGCCAGCGGCAGCGCGTTGCCATTGCCCGGGCCCTGATAACACGTCCCAAGCTGCTCATATGCGACGAGCCGACCTCGGCGCTCGACGTATCGGTTCAGGCCCAGGTGCTCAATCTACTCCTGGAGCTGCGGGAAGAGTTCAATCTGACGTATATTGTCATCAGCCATAATATGGGCGTGATACAACATATGACGACACGCGTTGCGGTCATGTACCTTGGCCGAATCGTCGAAATGGATATGTCCGAGCGTATCTTCAAAGAGCCACGACATCCCTATACAAAGCTTCTTCTCAACTCGACACTGACGGTCGCTCCAGGGATTGGAGTGCCCAATCTGAACGTTGACACTACCGCACGCCAAGCGATGCGCGACCATCCTTCTTATATTGCCCGGTGA
- a CDS encoding dipeptidase, whose amino-acid sequence MDFTTKQLHEAAIIIDAVCPLLDDTSTISAYRAGGLTAIAPTVGYWNGAGATLRTVGSWHKLLRERDDLMLVRTAADIRKAKVLGKAGIILHFQGPEPIEDNLDLIDAFKALGVGVMQLAYNVKNRIGDGCEEHTDGGLSRFGLQVVERMNQARIIVDCSHTGVRTTMDAIEHSSAPVIISHANAKSVHPSPRNISDELIKAIAENGGTVGVVGFPGFVSSDKRPTIDQFIDHIVHMCDLVGTQHVTLGIDYYSGQFPYMDDATSLKEYRKCLADNIWSPEAYPEPPHFYPAGIETPETMLTLTEALLRRGFTTEGIRNIYGENLLRIYETIWGE is encoded by the coding sequence ATGGATTTCACCACGAAACAATTGCATGAGGCTGCAATCATCATCGATGCAGTATGCCCACTGTTGGACGATACGAGCACGATTTCTGCCTACAGGGCGGGCGGTCTGACCGCGATCGCACCCACCGTCGGGTATTGGAACGGCGCTGGCGCGACGCTGCGGACGGTCGGATCGTGGCATAAGCTACTTCGAGAGCGCGACGACCTGATGCTGGTCCGGACTGCTGCCGATATCCGCAAGGCGAAGGTGCTGGGCAAGGCGGGCATTATCCTGCACTTCCAGGGGCCTGAGCCGATTGAGGACAACCTCGATCTCATCGATGCCTTTAAGGCTTTGGGCGTCGGCGTGATGCAACTGGCGTACAACGTCAAAAACCGGATCGGCGATGGCTGCGAAGAGCATACGGACGGTGGCCTGAGTCGCTTTGGCCTCCAAGTAGTCGAGCGAATGAATCAAGCGCGCATAATCGTCGATTGCTCGCATACCGGCGTTCGAACGACGATGGACGCAATCGAACATTCCTCGGCGCCAGTGATTATTTCGCATGCCAATGCCAAATCGGTCCATCCCTCGCCCCGCAACATTTCTGACGAGCTAATCAAGGCGATCGCTGAGAACGGCGGCACCGTTGGAGTGGTGGGCTTCCCTGGGTTCGTTTCTAGCGACAAGCGTCCGACTATCGATCAGTTCATCGATCACATTGTTCACATGTGCGACCTTGTCGGCACGCAGCACGTCACGCTCGGCATCGATTATTACAGCGGCCAGTTCCCGTATATGGATGATGCCACTTCATTGAAAGAATACCGGAAATGTCTCGCCGACAATATCTGGAGTCCCGAAGCCTATCCCGAACCGCCGCATTTCTATCCGGCAGGCATCGAGACACCTGAAACCATGCTGACGCTGACAGAAGCTCTGCTGCGGCGTGGCTTTACCACCGAAGGGATTCGAAACATTTACGGCGAGAATCTGCTGAGGATTTACGAAACTATCTGGGGAGAATGA
- a CDS encoding ABC transporter ATP-binding protein encodes MLLNVENLNIDIATVNGTLAAVQDVSFCVSKGETLCIVGESGCGKSITALSLLGLLPKVAKRTAREMTFDGVDLQRISKSELRVLRGNRLSMIFQEPMTALNPLHTIRRQLSDVYRAHRKASRREAEERAIYLLERVGIANAVQRLNNYPHELSGGMRQRVVIAMALMCGPELIVADEPTTALDVTIQAELLRLLIDLQKSFGMGMIMVTHDLGLVSRIADRVIVMYAGQVVEAAPAEKLFSNPSHPYTRALLGSVPDPRHPRMKPLPSIPGTVPSLLNRMEGCHFFDRCPLASDACRKPIRLEKIGEHHEARCIKVGESKIRLKVVA; translated from the coding sequence ATGCTGCTCAACGTTGAAAATCTAAACATTGACATTGCTACGGTGAACGGAACCCTTGCCGCCGTGCAGGATGTGAGTTTCTGCGTGTCCAAGGGCGAAACTCTATGCATCGTCGGTGAATCGGGCTGTGGAAAGTCGATCACAGCGCTGTCTCTTCTAGGGCTTTTGCCGAAGGTGGCGAAGCGGACAGCGCGAGAGATGACCTTCGACGGGGTCGACCTGCAAAGGATCTCAAAGTCCGAACTTCGTGTCCTCCGAGGCAACCGTCTGTCGATGATTTTTCAGGAGCCGATGACGGCGCTGAATCCGCTGCACACGATCAGACGCCAGTTGTCGGACGTCTATCGTGCCCATCGCAAGGCGTCCCGCAGAGAGGCCGAGGAGCGGGCGATCTATCTGCTCGAACGGGTCGGAATTGCCAACGCCGTGCAGCGGTTGAACAATTACCCGCACGAGCTTTCGGGCGGCATGCGCCAGCGTGTCGTTATCGCCATGGCGCTTATGTGCGGACCCGAGCTGATTGTGGCGGATGAACCGACCACGGCGCTGGATGTAACGATTCAAGCTGAATTGTTGCGGCTGCTCATCGATCTGCAAAAGTCGTTTGGGATGGGGATGATCATGGTCACTCACGACTTGGGGCTTGTCTCGCGCATTGCCGACCGAGTGATCGTCATGTATGCGGGCCAGGTGGTCGAAGCGGCGCCCGCCGAGAAGCTGTTCAGCAATCCGTCCCACCCCTATACCCGTGCGCTCCTCGGTTCCGTCCCCGATCCTAGGCATCCGCGAATGAAGCCGTTGCCTTCGATACCCGGCACGGTACCGTCGCTTCTGAATCGGATGGAGGGCTGTCATTTCTTTGATCGGTGTCCCCTGGCCTCAGACGCTTGCAGAAAACCAATTCGGCTGGAGAAGATCGGTGAGCACCACGAGGCCAGGTGCATAAAGGTCGGTGAAAGCAAAATCCGGCTCAAGGTTGTAGCATGA
- a CDS encoding FAD-dependent oxidoreductase: MGGCANDFNIDVLEGRFMSNAIRGDCRPIVVVGAGVAGIMTAYALARRGKNVAVIDALSGSAEMCSRANAGIIAVGHAKAWAGPEAIGSILRAIIGRDSAVQVTCLMDPALWRWGVEFLLNCLPSAHHRNTDKLQRLSRFSRNLVAAAEAEMGLPKETRHQGGLYLFQDKSQFEAYVASIGQSAGGSAEVLDRHTLISREPGLSGMSDRLVGGLFSAMDSVGDCQLFTQRTAAYLSQAHKVSFCFNTRVTGFRCTKGTVEALITNNGEIPCAAVVLATGVETPDITRPLGFRPNIYPVKGYSGTWRITDATGVPTLPFVDETELLAVAAYGGKLRVTAIAEFAAHDRSIPKARSSRLADYVRRFFGNAVDLETPEFWAGLRPTTAAGPPYLGRVRRFDNLCVNAGHGQLGWTMSIGCGELLAQMITGERPSLEDVSSSAPWLM, encoded by the coding sequence TTGGGCGGCTGCGCGAATGACTTTAACATCGATGTCCTCGAAGGTCGTTTCATGAGTAATGCAATTCGCGGTGACTGCCGGCCCATCGTCGTGGTCGGGGCAGGTGTCGCCGGGATAATGACCGCATATGCCTTAGCAAGGCGCGGCAAAAATGTGGCGGTCATTGATGCGTTATCCGGTTCGGCCGAAATGTGCAGCAGAGCGAACGCCGGTATCATCGCTGTCGGTCATGCGAAGGCTTGGGCAGGACCGGAAGCAATTGGCTCAATACTAAGGGCGATCATAGGGCGTGACTCAGCGGTCCAGGTAACCTGCCTAATGGATCCAGCGCTCTGGCGCTGGGGAGTCGAATTCCTGCTCAACTGTCTCCCGTCCGCTCATCACAGGAACACGGACAAGCTGCAACGTTTGAGCCGCTTTAGCCGTAATCTCGTCGCCGCAGCCGAGGCCGAGATGGGTCTTCCCAAAGAGACCCGGCACCAAGGCGGCCTCTATCTATTTCAGGACAAGTCGCAATTCGAAGCTTATGTGGCATCGATCGGGCAAAGCGCCGGAGGCTCAGCCGAGGTCCTTGATCGTCATACGCTGATCTCGCGCGAACCCGGATTGTCAGGCATGTCCGACCGGCTAGTCGGAGGGCTATTCAGTGCAATGGACTCAGTGGGTGATTGCCAGCTGTTTACCCAGCGCACTGCTGCCTACTTGAGCCAGGCGCACAAGGTAAGCTTTTGTTTCAACACGCGTGTGACAGGCTTCCGCTGTACAAAAGGCACCGTGGAGGCCCTCATAACCAACAATGGGGAGATACCGTGTGCGGCAGTGGTCCTAGCTACAGGTGTCGAAACGCCGGACATAACCCGTCCTCTCGGCTTTCGTCCCAATATTTACCCAGTGAAGGGCTATTCCGGCACATGGAGGATCACCGATGCGACTGGAGTTCCCACACTGCCCTTCGTTGATGAGACCGAATTGTTGGCCGTAGCCGCCTATGGCGGAAAGCTACGTGTGACAGCGATCGCAGAATTTGCGGCACACGATCGTTCTATTCCCAAAGCACGCTCCTCACGGCTAGCCGATTATGTGCGACGGTTTTTCGGGAATGCGGTGGATTTGGAAACGCCAGAATTCTGGGCTGGTCTACGCCCCACCACAGCGGCAGGTCCTCCTTATCTGGGCCGCGTCCGGAGATTCGACAATCTTTGTGTTAACGCGGGGCACGGGCAGCTCGGATGGACAATGTCCATTGGCTGCGGCGAGCTTCTTGCGCAGATGATCACGGGCGAACGGCCGTCATTGGAAGACGTTTCGTCGTCGGCCCCTTGGCTTATGTGA
- a CDS encoding ABC transporter permease, producing the protein MTAASAYSGGSAESIAKRSSLVRWLRHGGLMLGLLVLFVVIVMAVFAPLLAPYDPYLQSLTTRFTPPMWLPRGGWEHPLGTDQLGRDYLSRIIYGAQISLVIGVGTAVVSGFIGTAIGVCAGYFGGKVDSVAMFIITARLAMPVILVSLAVVALVGSSLTVVMLTLGLLLWDRFALVTRATTIQLRSSEFVTAAELQGASMLQIIGHEILPNLLNNLVIVATLEMAQAMILEAALSFLGLGVPAPLPSWGLMISEGKAQILFEPWLITIPGVFLFVLVLGTNLLGDGLRDVLSPEGRN; encoded by the coding sequence ATGACCGCAGCATCAGCATATTCCGGGGGAAGCGCGGAATCGATTGCAAAAAGGAGCAGCCTGGTGCGCTGGCTCAGGCACGGCGGCCTGATGCTTGGGCTCTTGGTTTTATTTGTCGTCATCGTCATGGCTGTGTTTGCGCCGCTGCTGGCGCCTTACGACCCCTATCTGCAGTCGCTTACAACCCGGTTTACACCCCCGATGTGGCTCCCAAGAGGCGGCTGGGAGCATCCACTTGGCACGGATCAGCTGGGCCGCGACTATCTATCGCGTATCATCTATGGGGCTCAAATCTCGCTTGTGATTGGGGTTGGTACCGCTGTCGTTTCCGGTTTCATCGGAACCGCTATCGGTGTTTGCGCCGGCTATTTCGGCGGTAAGGTTGATAGTGTCGCGATGTTCATCATCACTGCACGCCTGGCGATGCCAGTTATTCTGGTGTCATTGGCTGTCGTGGCGCTCGTCGGTTCCTCGTTGACAGTGGTTATGCTGACGCTCGGCCTCCTACTTTGGGACCGGTTCGCGCTGGTAACCAGGGCTACGACGATCCAGTTGCGGTCTTCCGAATTCGTAACCGCGGCGGAATTGCAGGGCGCTTCCATGCTGCAGATTATCGGTCACGAGATCCTTCCGAACCTCCTCAACAATCTGGTTATTGTGGCTACGCTCGAGATGGCACAGGCGATGATCCTCGAGGCCGCGCTCTCGTTCTTGGGTCTCGGCGTGCCCGCGCCCCTTCCGTCGTGGGGGCTGATGATTTCCGAAGGCAAAGCTCAAATCCTCTTTGAACCCTGGCTCATTACCATTCCCGGGGTATTTCTGTTCGTCTTGGTCCTTGGCACGAACCTTCTAGGCGACGGGCTGCGCGATGTACTGTCGCCAGAAGGACGGAATTGA
- a CDS encoding helix-turn-helix domain-containing protein has protein sequence MALLEHANHAKYPKIGVTVHKLRKKFRLTLNDLGQKSGLSPSAVSKIENGQVSPTYETILRLAVGLDVDVTELFGSTPKTSATSRMVITRAGEGIVQSTPHYEYEMLCAGLATKEFTPLLTYIRARSIDDFAEIKGHFGEEFFYVMSGEVMLYTEHYAPVRLLPGDSSYYDSAMGHALVSVSEDDALILWIATRVHGVLVQDMSIRDN, from the coding sequence ATGGCGCTACTAGAGCATGCAAACCACGCTAAATACCCAAAGATAGGCGTCACTGTCCATAAGCTGCGCAAGAAGTTCAGGCTAACCCTGAATGATCTGGGGCAGAAATCAGGACTGTCCCCATCTGCAGTATCAAAAATAGAAAATGGTCAGGTTTCGCCAACATACGAGACAATCCTGCGCTTGGCGGTCGGGCTCGATGTAGATGTAACTGAGCTTTTTGGTAGCACGCCCAAGACCAGCGCAACGAGCCGCATGGTGATTACACGAGCGGGTGAGGGGATCGTTCAGTCTACACCACATTATGAATACGAGATGCTATGCGCTGGTCTCGCGACGAAAGAGTTCACGCCACTTCTGACATATATAAGGGCGCGTAGTATCGATGACTTCGCTGAAATCAAAGGGCATTTTGGTGAGGAATTCTTCTATGTGATGTCAGGTGAGGTAATGCTGTACACAGAACACTACGCACCTGTTCGTCTTCTACCCGGAGACAGCAGTTATTATGATTCTGCGATGGGCCATGCACTAGTGTCCGTAAGCGAGGATGATGCATTGATATTGTGGATCGCCACCCGCGTTCATGGGGTTCTAGTTCAGGATATGTCCATCCGCGACAATTGA
- a CDS encoding ABC transporter substrate-binding protein, with product MEIIAMKYKAAMGLLALMTLSQPVFAGKADDTLNVAFTNEIETLDYYTATSREALSVGRILYDGLVSKDFKSGKFVPELAESYKFNSDSQIDFKIRKGVKFHNGDALTADDVVFTLNLVSRPDFGAKYAIAVNWIDKAEKLDNDTVRLTMKAPYPLALEMLAGNVPIYSKAYYEKVGAAGMAVKPIGTGPYKLIELTPGVGVKLERFADYYKGGQKEDPKIGRINFRVLPESNTQYAELLGGNIDWIWRVPKDDIQRLASQPGLQVESSPIMRFDEISMDPHVPNSPLADVRVRKAVNYAINRKEIRDAFKGESSPIINSACNPVQFGCETDVTTYEYNPEKAKQLLKEAGLEKGLNLSMVISSEGVAVAEAVKANLAAVGINLALNNLQYAAGVEQWRSHKQDMYYSDWGSYGVGDVALSVGAFFGGTGDDVVNDPEIVAPIVEASKIMDRDRRKGLYSKALNLIADRAYWVPLWVWSMNTAMSKDLDLHINPDEFIPFYDAKWN from the coding sequence ATGGAAATCATTGCGATGAAATACAAAGCCGCCATGGGCCTCCTTGCCCTCATGACGCTCAGCCAGCCGGTTTTCGCGGGCAAGGCGGACGACACGCTAAACGTCGCCTTTACCAACGAGATTGAGACGCTGGACTACTATACCGCGACCAGCCGTGAAGCACTCTCTGTCGGCCGCATTCTTTACGATGGCCTCGTCTCCAAGGACTTCAAGAGCGGTAAGTTTGTTCCGGAACTGGCTGAGTCGTACAAGTTCAATTCCGACTCGCAGATCGACTTCAAGATTCGAAAGGGCGTCAAATTCCACAACGGGGATGCCCTAACTGCTGACGACGTCGTCTTCACCCTCAACCTGGTTTCCCGCCCTGACTTTGGCGCCAAATATGCCATCGCTGTAAATTGGATCGACAAGGCTGAAAAGCTGGACAATGACACCGTTCGCCTCACAATGAAGGCGCCTTATCCGTTGGCGCTGGAGATGCTCGCAGGCAACGTACCGATCTACTCGAAGGCTTACTACGAGAAGGTCGGTGCGGCGGGCATGGCGGTCAAGCCAATCGGAACCGGACCGTACAAACTGATTGAACTGACGCCTGGCGTTGGCGTCAAACTTGAGCGTTTCGCGGACTATTACAAGGGCGGACAAAAGGAAGATCCGAAGATCGGGAGGATCAACTTCCGCGTCCTGCCAGAAAGTAATACACAATATGCAGAATTGCTGGGTGGTAACATCGACTGGATTTGGCGTGTACCGAAAGATGACATCCAGCGTCTAGCAAGCCAACCAGGCCTGCAAGTGGAAAGTTCGCCAATCATGCGTTTCGACGAAATCAGCATGGACCCGCACGTGCCCAACTCTCCGCTCGCCGATGTTCGTGTCCGCAAGGCGGTCAACTACGCTATCAACCGCAAGGAGATACGCGACGCGTTTAAGGGAGAAAGTTCTCCAATCATCAACTCGGCGTGCAATCCGGTACAGTTCGGCTGCGAGACCGACGTCACCACCTATGAGTACAATCCGGAAAAGGCAAAGCAGCTGCTCAAGGAAGCCGGATTGGAAAAGGGCCTCAACCTGAGCATGGTCATATCTTCCGAAGGCGTGGCTGTGGCAGAAGCGGTCAAGGCCAATCTAGCTGCGGTGGGAATCAACCTGGCGCTCAACAACCTTCAATATGCTGCGGGCGTAGAGCAGTGGCGCAGCCACAAGCAGGACATGTATTACAGCGACTGGGGCTCTTATGGCGTGGGCGACGTCGCCTTGAGCGTCGGTGCCTTCTTCGGAGGCACTGGCGACGATGTTGTGAATGATCCGGAGATCGTCGCGCCAATCGTTGAAGCCTCCAAGATCATGGACAGGGATCGCCGGAAAGGGCTCTATTCGAAGGCGCTGAATCTGATCGCGGATCGGGCCTACTGGGTTCCGCTCTGGGTATGGAGTATGAACACCGCGATGTCGAAAGATCTTGATCTTCACATCAATCCCGACGAGTTCATTCCATTCTACGACGCGAAATGGAACTGA
- a CDS encoding Ldh family oxidoreductase — MNVHPGPVDVSLEVLEGLLTRIFEINGCSSSTAAILAANCAGAEAAGSLSHGLFRVDGYISSLRSGWVDGAAMPEIRSKAASHIFVDAKNGFAQAALHAARDIFVQRIRENGIALLSIHGSHHLAALWPDVTPFAQEGLIAISMVNSFGCSIPAGAKKPLLGTNPIAFAAPVRGSAPLVFDFATTSVANGDVQLSAREGRSLPPGVGVDSYGEPTTDPNKILNGGALVPFGGHKGSAISLMVELMVAGLTGGKFSSEVDWSAHPGAQTPHTGQIIIGIDPTSSSAPGAFPDRSGRFVEMLRDAGMESYPGMRRWRIRSKTHISISSAVLERLTKDAMEAK, encoded by the coding sequence TTGAACGTTCACCCTGGCCCCGTTGATGTTTCTTTGGAGGTGTTAGAAGGCCTTCTGACGCGGATATTTGAAATCAACGGTTGCTCTTCCAGCACCGCCGCCATTCTTGCAGCTAATTGCGCCGGCGCGGAGGCGGCTGGTTCGCTTAGCCATGGCCTATTCCGGGTGGACGGTTACATTTCATCTCTGCGTTCGGGTTGGGTTGATGGAGCGGCAATGCCCGAGATTCGCTCAAAAGCAGCCAGTCATATTTTCGTCGATGCGAAGAATGGTTTCGCGCAGGCCGCCTTGCATGCGGCGCGGGACATTTTCGTTCAGCGAATCCGCGAAAACGGCATCGCTCTGCTCTCCATACACGGATCGCATCACCTCGCCGCGCTCTGGCCTGATGTAACGCCCTTCGCGCAGGAGGGGCTGATAGCGATCTCCATGGTGAATAGCTTCGGTTGTTCAATCCCGGCGGGCGCGAAGAAACCACTTCTCGGGACTAACCCCATCGCTTTTGCCGCGCCCGTCAGAGGATCAGCTCCGTTGGTCTTTGACTTTGCTACGACCTCGGTTGCCAATGGTGACGTTCAGCTTTCGGCTCGCGAAGGTCGTTCGTTGCCGCCTGGCGTGGGAGTGGACAGCTACGGCGAGCCGACGACCGACCCAAACAAGATTCTTAATGGTGGAGCGCTTGTGCCTTTCGGTGGACACAAAGGTTCGGCGATTTCTCTCATGGTCGAATTGATGGTCGCCGGATTGACGGGGGGCAAATTCTCCTCGGAGGTGGACTGGTCCGCTCATCCCGGCGCCCAGACGCCTCATACTGGACAGATCATCATAGGAATCGACCCGACCTCTTCGTCCGCGCCAGGCGCATTTCCCGATCGAAGTGGTCGGTTCGTCGAAATGCTCCGAGACGCCGGAATGGAAAGCTACCCAGGAATGCGTCGATGGCGCATTCGCAGCAAAACTCATATATCCATTTCCTCGGCTGTTCTTGAAAGGCTGACGAAAGACGCAATGGAAGCGAAATAG
- a CDS encoding PhzF family phenazine biosynthesis protein: MTAKRGFILPRASGEEMFDASRSGGDPSSEVVYAFADDRFAGNPAAVVLFDRYPAMTECLLLAQHFRQPVTVFLRALEETDHFEIRWFTQNSELDLCGHGTLAATYWLFCAGYGRSNRISYHSRSGHLEAWRKGDVVQVALPVIATAPADPSEYEVVQRCMNIQVKEIRKAYDDYVVIVDNENVVVNYVPNFRSIAQIDCRGVALTALADRDGALKEFDFVSRFFSPRIAIDEDQVCVSMHCKLHPYWARILGRTDLRALQASASGGVLDLSLSHGCVVVGGKAKLGGN, encoded by the coding sequence ATGACCGCCAAAAGAGGGTTTATTCTACCACGAGCCTCAGGCGAGGAGATGTTTGACGCGAGCCGTTCGGGCGGCGATCCGTCGTCAGAGGTGGTCTATGCGTTTGCGGACGACCGGTTCGCTGGCAATCCGGCGGCAGTCGTGCTATTTGATAGATATCCAGCGATGACCGAGTGCCTGCTGCTGGCGCAACATTTTCGCCAGCCTGTGACAGTGTTTCTTCGCGCCTTAGAGGAGACAGACCATTTCGAAATTCGCTGGTTCACGCAGAATTCCGAACTGGACCTGTGTGGACATGGAACATTGGCAGCGACGTATTGGCTGTTTTGCGCCGGTTATGGTCGTTCTAATCGAATCTCCTATCACTCCCGGAGCGGGCATCTCGAGGCTTGGCGGAAAGGCGATGTTGTACAAGTCGCGCTTCCGGTCATTGCCACGGCCCCTGCGGATCCGTCGGAATACGAAGTTGTCCAACGATGCATGAATATACAGGTTAAGGAGATTCGTAAGGCATATGATGACTATGTTGTTATCGTCGACAACGAAAATGTCGTTGTTAATTATGTGCCGAATTTTCGCAGCATAGCTCAGATTGATTGCCGCGGTGTTGCTCTAACGGCTCTAGCTGATCGTGACGGAGCACTCAAGGAATTTGATTTCGTATCAAGGTTCTTTTCGCCGAGAATCGCCATCGATGAGGACCAAGTTTGCGTTTCGATGCATTGCAAGCTCCACCCATATTGGGCGAGGATCCTGGGTAGGACGGACTTGAGGGCTTTGCAGGCATCAGCGAGCGGGGGAGTCCTTGACCTTTCATTGTCGCATGGCTGCGTCGTCGTTGGAGGAAAAGCCAAGCTAGGGGGCAATTGA